The following DNA comes from Riemerella anatipestifer ATCC 11845 = DSM 15868.
GTGGTTTTTGATTTCTATGACAGATTAAAATCCATTTCTAAAGGCTATGCTTCTTTTGATTATCACCCAATAGGTTTCCGTGCTTCTAAATTGGTTAAGATGGATATTCTTATCAACGGGGATATGGTAGACGCATTGTCTTCTCTCATACACCAAGATAATGCCTATGGTATTGGTAAAAAAATGTGTGAGAAGCTGAGAGAACTTATTCCTAGACAACAGTTTGATATAGCAGTACAAGCAGCCTTAGGGACTAAAGTTATTGCTAGAGAAACCATAAAAGCCTTAAGAAAAGATGTTACAGCAAAATGTTACGGAGGAGATATTTCAAGAAAAAGAAAACTCTTAGAGAAGCAAAAAGAAGGTAAAAAGAAAATGAAACAGATAGGACGAGTGGAAGTTCCGCAATCGGCATTTATGGCGGTACTAAAGCTAAATGATTAAACTTCATTAAGGAATAGTTTAAAATAGAACAGAGCCTAACCTAGCTATTTATAACAAGCGGGTTAGGTTTTTTTATTTTAAGTAATCTGAATTTTAAGAAAACATCAATCAAAGTAATAGGTAAAAATGAAAAATGATTTTTGTCAGTCCATAAATTAGTTTGTATTTTTGTTGGCGAAAATCATTCTAAATAAACACAATGATAAAAGTATCAGACCAAGCTAAAGATAAAGCTGTTCAGCTTATGGCAGAAGATGGGTTTAATCCTAGTGAAGATTTCATTAGGGTAGGCGTTAAGAGTGGAGGCTGTTCAGGGTTAGAATATGTGTTGAAATTCGATAATCAGACCACAGGTACAGACCAAATCTTTGAAGACAACGGAATTAAAATAGTAATAGACAAAAAATCAATTCTCTATTTAGCAGGGACAACTTTGGAATATTCTGGAGGTCTTAACGGAAAAGGATTTGTTTTTAACAATCCCAATGCTGCTAGAACTTGTGGTTGTGGAGAGAGTTTTTCGCTATAATTGGTTTAAGGTTCAAGGTTTAAGAATTCAAAGGAGTAAGGAAGTTGTAAAATTATATGCAGGATATTATAGTTCCAGAAGATATGTCAAACATCAAAACTTTTGAAGACTTAGAAATATGGCAGTTATCTAGAGCCTTGTGCCAAGATATATTTGTAATTATAGAAGAAACTCCTTTGAAGAACAACTTTAGACTTGCTAATCAGATAGACGGAGCATCGGGTTCCATTATGGATAATATTGCAGAAGGCTTTGAACGAAACGGGAATAGAGAATTTCTACAGTTTTTATCTGTAGCAAAGGCATCTTGTGGAGAAGTACGTTCGCAGCTATATAGACTAAAAGATAGAAATTTTGTTAATGATAAAACCTTTGAAGATTTAAAAAATAAAACCTTACTTTTAAGTAAGAAAATAAGTGCTTTTATAAAATATTTAAAGAATAGTGAAATGTCAGGAACTAAATTTAAGTAGAAAAGAAATAAGTAGAAAGTAAGGGTTTCAACTTTGAGTTTTAGTAAACCTTAAACCTTGAATTTTGAACCTTGAACCTAAAACTTTAAACCTTGAACAATGAAATATACAGAAGACGATTTAAGGGAAGACCTTAAAAATAAAGAATACGAAGCCGGATTTTATACAGATATAGAATACGAAGATTTTCCTACGGGGCTTAACGAAGATATTATTCGTCAGATTTCGGCAAAGAAAAATGAACCAGAATGGATGACAGAATGGAGGCTGGAGTCTTTCCGTATTTGGCAAAAAATGGAAGAGCCAGACTGGGCGAATGTGAAGTATGAAAAGCCAGACTTCCAAGCCATAAAATATTATGCCGCTCCTAAAAAGAAACCAGAATTAGCGAGTTTAGATGAGGTGGACCCAGAGTTATTAAAAACTTTTGAGAAGTTAGGCATCTCTTTAGATGAGCAGAAGAGGCTTACAGGTGTTGCCGTAGATGTGGTGATGGATTCTGTATCGGTAAAGACCACTTTCCAAGAAACTTTAAAGGAGAAAGGCATTATCTTTTGTTCTATATCAGAAGCGATACAGGAGTATCCTGACTTAGTTAAAAAGTATATTGGTAAAGTAGTGCCAAGAGGAGATAATTTCTATGCGGCACTTAACTCGGCGGTATTTTCAGATGGTTCTTTCTGTTATATACCTAAAGGCGTAAAATGTCCTATGGAACTTTCCACTTATTTCCGTATCAACCAAGCGGGAACAGGGCAGTTTGAAAGAACTTTAGTAGTAGCAGATGAGGGAAGTTATGTGTCTTATTTAGAAGGCTGTACCGCCCCTTCTAGAGATGAAAATCAGCTCCACGCTGCGGTGGTAGAGCTTATCGCGATGGAAGGTGCAGAAATCAAGTATTCTACCGTTCAAAACTGGTATCCTGGGGACGAAAGTGGTAAAGGAGGCGTATTTAACTTCGTTACTAAGAGAGGGCTTTGCGAGAAAAATGCTAAAATCTCTTGGACGCAAGTAGAAACAGGCTCGGCGGTAACTTGGAAATACCCTAGCTGCATTTTGAAGGGCGATAATTCTATCGGAGAATTTTATTCTATTGCCGTAACCAACAATCATCAGTGGGCAGACACAGGGACGAAGATGATACACATCGGGAAGAATACCAAATCTACCATCATCTCTAAAGGAATTTCTGCAGGGAAATCCAACAATTCTTACAGAGGATTGGTAAAAGTAATGCCATCAGCAAAGGGAGCTAGAAATTTCTCCCAGTGCGACTCCCTTTTGATGGGGAACGAATGTGGTGCTCACACCTTCCCTTATATTGAAATTAAAGACCCTTCGGCACAGCTAGAACACGAGGCTACCACCAGCAAAATAGGCGAAGACCAGATTTTCTACTGTAACCAAAGAGGTTTAGACACCGAAAAGGCCATCGCCCTTATCGTAAACGGATTTAGCAAGGAGGTACTTAACAAACTTCCGATGGAGTTTGCCATAGAAGCCCAAAAACTCCTAGAAATTAGTTTAGAAGGAAGTGTAGGGTAGAGGAGCTAACCTTAGGGAAGCTCCCCAAACCATTGAAACACCTAGTATAAAGGGACGAAAATAACACCGATGAGTTTATGAAACAATGGCTTCTGTTTATCTATCTAGCAACTTGTATCAGAGTGATGGCACAGGCGGATACGCTTTATGTTTATGGTCCAGGCGGTCCTTATGCACCCATAAATGAGGCGGCACAAATCTTTGCTAAAAGAAATAACCTAAATATTAAGGTAACCAAAGGTCCATTTTCGCAATGGAAAGACAAGGCACGAAACAATGCCCATTTAATTTATAGTGGAGCAGAGTTTATGATGACCCAGTTCATTTCAGAGTTAGGAAATGTGCAGCAGCAGACCGTTTATCCCCTTTATTTAAGGAAATCTGGACTTATCGTAAGAAAAGGAAATCCTAAGAACATTAAAACTTTAAAAGATTTAATGAAACCCAAACTTAGAATAATGGTGGTTAATGGGGCAGGACTTACGGGAGTATGGGAAGATATTGCGGGGAAAACACAAGATATAGAGGTGCTAAGGAAGATTAGAAAAAACATTGTCCTATTTGCTGAAAATAGCGGACAGGCTCAAAGTTTTTGGGCGAAAGACCCTAGCATAGATATCTGGGTTTCTTGGAATATTTGGCAAAAAAATAACAACGGGAGTGCTGATTTTGTATCTTTGGAAGATAGATATACCACTTATAGAGATTGTGGGATAGCTCTTACAGCCTACGGAGAGGCTAATCCTAAAGCCTTAGAGTTCTATCAATTTCTAAAAGGTAAAGAGGTACAAGCCCTTTTTGAAAAGCAAGGTTGGATAGAACGAAACCCATCTGCCCAGAAAAAAAAGGAAGATAGGAAACCTCAAAAGGTATATTCCCGAAAAGAAAAGCGGTCTTCCTTAAAGCAAAAGAAAGAAGGTTTATTGATAAATCATCAGTCCTAAAATAAAAGGTAGATAGATTTCGTAAAAATAAAGAAGAAATAGAGAAACAAATTATAAAATATAAAGATATGGCAACAAAATCTTACGCAGAACGCATCACAAAAGTAAAATTGATGCTAGATGCTATGACACAGAACAAGTCAGACCTTCCTAAAAAGCTAGATGACGACTACATCAGCCAGATGCAAACTCTAAAAGACAAAATAGAGGTTCTGAATACCGAACAAGAGAAGCTCAAAGCAGATTTAAAATCTAAAACAGAGGCCCTTAATAAAGAGATAAGTGCCTTAGACAAACTTTATAGCGAAGCTAAAAAGCGGATTAAACTAGATTTTGAACAAACATGCTGGATTGCATTTGGGATAGAAGACAAAAGATAACTTAGACCTAAAAAATCAAAATGAGAAAGTACATCATAAACGGTATTTTAGCCTTGGGGCTATTGTCTTTTGGGGCTTGTAATAAATCCGAAAAAACAGCTCAAAATCACCCCGCCGAAGGGAAAGCCATAGATACTATAATCTCTACACCAGATGAAATGTATCAAGGCATAATACCTTGTGCCGATTGCGAGGGTATTTTTACCACCATTACTTTGGCTCCAGACCAAACCTTTGATAAAACCGACTATTACTTAGGTAAAAATGAATATTTTATTGAAGAAGGCTCCTACACCGTAGATGCTTCCACGGGGATTTATGCGTTATCTTCTAACAATGATAAGGCTACTCAATATTATCAAAGGGAAGAAGGTAAGTTAGTCCTTTTAAACGATAAAAAGGAGAAAAACAC
Coding sequences within:
- a CDS encoding HesB/IscA family protein, which translates into the protein MIKVSDQAKDKAVQLMAEDGFNPSEDFIRVGVKSGGCSGLEYVLKFDNQTTGTDQIFEDNGIKIVIDKKSILYLAGTTLEYSGGLNGKGFVFNNPNAARTCGCGESFSL
- a CDS encoding four helix bundle protein, translating into MQDIIVPEDMSNIKTFEDLEIWQLSRALCQDIFVIIEETPLKNNFRLANQIDGASGSIMDNIAEGFERNGNREFLQFLSVAKASCGEVRSQLYRLKDRNFVNDKTFEDLKNKTLLLSKKISAFIKYLKNSEMSGTKFK
- the sufB gene encoding Fe-S cluster assembly protein SufB: MKYTEDDLREDLKNKEYEAGFYTDIEYEDFPTGLNEDIIRQISAKKNEPEWMTEWRLESFRIWQKMEEPDWANVKYEKPDFQAIKYYAAPKKKPELASLDEVDPELLKTFEKLGISLDEQKRLTGVAVDVVMDSVSVKTTFQETLKEKGIIFCSISEAIQEYPDLVKKYIGKVVPRGDNFYAALNSAVFSDGSFCYIPKGVKCPMELSTYFRINQAGTGQFERTLVVADEGSYVSYLEGCTAPSRDENQLHAAVVELIAMEGAEIKYSTVQNWYPGDESGKGGVFNFVTKRGLCEKNAKISWTQVETGSAVTWKYPSCILKGDNSIGEFYSIAVTNNHQWADTGTKMIHIGKNTKSTIISKGISAGKSNNSYRGLVKVMPSAKGARNFSQCDSLLMGNECGAHTFPYIEIKDPSAQLEHEATTSKIGEDQIFYCNQRGLDTEKAIALIVNGFSKEVLNKLPMEFAIEAQKLLEISLEGSVG
- a CDS encoding substrate-binding domain-containing protein, with protein sequence MKQWLLFIYLATCIRVMAQADTLYVYGPGGPYAPINEAAQIFAKRNNLNIKVTKGPFSQWKDKARNNAHLIYSGAEFMMTQFISELGNVQQQTVYPLYLRKSGLIVRKGNPKNIKTLKDLMKPKLRIMVVNGAGLTGVWEDIAGKTQDIEVLRKIRKNIVLFAENSGQAQSFWAKDPSIDIWVSWNIWQKNNNGSADFVSLEDRYTTYRDCGIALTAYGEANPKALEFYQFLKGKEVQALFEKQGWIERNPSAQKKKEDRKPQKVYSRKEKRSSLKQKKEGLLINHQS
- a CDS encoding copper resistance protein NlpE — its product is MRKYIINGILALGLLSFGACNKSEKTAQNHPAEGKAIDTIISTPDEMYQGIIPCADCEGIFTTITLAPDQTFDKTDYYLGKNEYFIEEGSYTVDASTGIYALSSNNDKATQYYQREEGKLVLLNDKKEKNTGANAHTYELEQLSNDDYHFTPTPVEGFLIIGHEVSSFRPFNSAKVYWIEDPSGELQKRYEAIVKDKKTPYFPVKANLVLEKDTKKAEGFAEDYDGVVVVKKLLDLKLISVGN